In Bacteroidota bacterium, the genomic stretch GGCATAGAGCTGGAGAAAAACCTACAGCCAGACCTGCCCGAAACCTTCTGCTGGCCGGATGAGCTGAACCAAGTGTGGACAAACCTGATACACAACAGCATACAGGCCATGGACGGTAAGGGCACCATGCGCATTGGCACCCAGCTTTCGGCAGATGGGCAGTGGATAGAAGTAGAGGTCACAGACTTTGGCCCTGGAATCCCACCCGAGGTGCAAGCACGCATGTGGGAGGCATTCTATACCACCAAGCCCGCCGGCGAGGGCAGTGGGATGGGCCTGGATATTGTGCGAAAAATCATAACCAAGCACGGCGGAGAGATACAGGTAGATAGCCATCCTGGAAAAACCACCTTCAGGGTACGAATACCTCACCGGCCTACGTTAGCAAGTACATACGCGCAACAGCAAGAACACTCCTTTGTCGAAATATCATGATTAAACGAGCCATTCTGTGTGTAGATGACGAGAAAATGGTGCTAGACAACCTCCTGGACCAGCTCGAAAACACCTTCGGGGATACATTTGAGTACGAGGTGGCAGAAAGTGCCGAAGAAGCCTGGGAAGTGATAGAGGATCTTGTTTCGGATGGATTTGAGATGGTCCTCGTCATTAGCGACTGGCTGATGCCACGGGTAAAGGGCGATACTTTTCTGATTGAGCTACACGCAAAGTATCCGCAGACAGTAACCATTATGCTCACCGGCCAGGCCGAACAGGACGCGGTACTTAATGCGAAGAACAACGCTAATCTGTTTGCCTATATACAAAAACCCTGGAACGAGGAGGACCTGATGGAACGGGTAAATATAGCCTTTTCACAACTTGGTATTACTGTATAGGCATACCGAATCACATGCTTATTTATAAGTTTAAATGAAAAAATGCACCATACTGTGTGTAGACGACGAAAAAATGATCCTGGATAATCTGGAGGATCAGATACGGCAGCGCATGGGCGAAGAGTTTGATATAGAAATTGCTGAGAGTGGAGCTGAGGCATTAGAAATAATGGAGGAATTGGAGGCCGATGGGCGGCCACTAGCTGCTATTATTTCCGACCAGATGATGCCCGTAATGAAAGGAGATGAGTTCCTGATAGAGGCGCACCGCAGACTGCCCGATACACCAAAAATCCTGCTGACAGGTCAGGCAGACCTGGAGGCAATACAGAACGCAATAAACAACTCAAAGCTATACCGATACATAAGCAAGCCCTGGGAGGCCCATGACCTGATGATGACGGTAGAGGAGGCTGCGCGCAGCTACCTGCAGCATATACAACTGCTGGAGTACAACGAGCTACTCCGGGCACTCAACCGCGCAAGCCAGGAGATATCCGGAGAAATGAACCTGAACATACTGGTAGAAAAACTGATAACTAGCACCATAAAAAATACCGGTGCGCAGAAGGGCTACCTGGTGATGAAGCGAGACGGCGAACTGATGATAGAGGCCGTAAGCAGTATACTGGAAGTAGAGGCGAGCAGACTAAAGCAAGAGCTTGTTATAAATCGGAGCTTCGTAACACAGAATATCCTGGAAAAAATCAACATCACACTCAACTCTCTAGACTCGAACTACCACAGAATGGCCAGCCCGATATCCAACAAGGGGAAGCATATTGGCTATGTGTATGTAGAGTCGAGCGAGCAGGAGAAATACTTCGACAGACACCAGCGCGAGGTACTGGAGATGCTGGCATCTCAGGCAGCTATTTCGCTGGAAAATGCAAGCCTATACCGAAATCTGGAATTAAAGAATCAGGATATTCTGGATAGCATTGCCTATGCACGCCGGATACAGATGGCTATTATGCCCCAGATTTCCCTGCTGCAAGATGCCTGGCCCAGGTCATTTGTACAGTATAAGCCGAAGGCCATTGTAAGCGGAGATTTCTACTGGTTTTCTAAAAAAGAAGACCATCTTCTTGTAGCAGCAGTAGACTGCACGGGGCATGGCGTTCCGGGTGCTTTTATGAGTGTGATGGGCAGCAATTTTCTGAACCAGATTGTGAATGATTATTCCATCTATAATCCAGACACCATTCTGCGTATTCTTGACAGCAAGGTGAGAGACGGCCTTAATCAATATGAAGTAAAAAACGGATACAATCAGGATGGAATGGATATTGCGCTTATCTCAATCCATCTGCCCAGCAGAAAAGTGCAGTATAGTGGTGCCCGACGCCCTCTTTATTTACTCAGAGACGAAGAAATCGTTGAGTTTTCGGGCACAAAAGCCAGCATAGGAGAAAGACGGGAGGAAAAAGAGGAATCGGTAGCATTTCCGGCACATGAATTCAAGGCCAAACCTAAAGATCGCGTCTATCTGTTTTCAGACGGCTTTGTAGACCAGTTTGGTGGAGTCAAAGGCAAAAAATTTGGACGTAAACGTTTCCAGAAACTACTACTGGAAACGGGCGGCAACAGTATAGATGCCCAACTGCACCTGATAGACCAGGCAAGCATAGACTGGCAGGGCGAGCAGGAGCAGACAGACGATATTCTGCTGATTGGTTTGGAATTTTAGGCTCCTGAAAGCTACGATACACCTGCCTA encodes the following:
- a CDS encoding SpoIIE family protein phosphatase — protein: MKKCTILCVDDEKMILDNLEDQIRQRMGEEFDIEIAESGAEALEIMEELEADGRPLAAIISDQMMPVMKGDEFLIEAHRRLPDTPKILLTGQADLEAIQNAINNSKLYRYISKPWEAHDLMMTVEEAARSYLQHIQLLEYNELLRALNRASQEISGEMNLNILVEKLITSTIKNTGAQKGYLVMKRDGELMIEAVSSILEVEASRLKQELVINRSFVTQNILEKINITLNSLDSNYHRMASPISNKGKHIGYVYVESSEQEKYFDRHQREVLEMLASQAAISLENASLYRNLELKNQDILDSIAYARRIQMAIMPQISLLQDAWPRSFVQYKPKAIVSGDFYWFSKKEDHLLVAAVDCTGHGVPGAFMSVMGSNFLNQIVNDYSIYNPDTILRILDSKVRDGLNQYEVKNGYNQDGMDIALISIHLPSRKVQYSGARRPLYLLRDEEIVEFSGTKASIGERREEKEESVAFPAHEFKAKPKDRVYLFSDGFVDQFGGVKGKKFGRKRFQKLLLETGGNSIDAQLHLIDQASIDWQGEQEQTDDILLIGLEF
- a CDS encoding response regulator — protein: MIKRAILCVDDEKMVLDNLLDQLENTFGDTFEYEVAESAEEAWEVIEDLVSDGFEMVLVISDWLMPRVKGDTFLIELHAKYPQTVTIMLTGQAEQDAVLNAKNNANLFAYIQKPWNEEDLMERVNIAFSQLGITV